A single Desulfobacterales bacterium DNA region contains:
- a CDS encoding MlaE family lipid ABC transporter permease subunit, whose translation MGLTTDNQCHPAKSKWLSGKTWADPFAALGRETINWVNNLGAATVFLVLAIVMIFRPKQLARIVQQLYFIGMRSITIVLLVGLFTGMVLGLQSYYALIKFGAQGALGTLIALSLVRELGPVLTALMITARAGSAITAEIGILRISEQIDALVTMQIDPLRYLVSPRIMASLISFPLLTAIFDLIGIFGGYLSGVVLLGVNPGTYYYRVQSSLEINDITDGFIKAIVFAVIVSTVSCFEGYFAHMRSDSHGAKAVGYATTSAVVLSSVLILVSDYVVTSLLL comes from the coding sequence ATGGGCTTAACAACAGATAATCAGTGCCATCCCGCAAAATCAAAATGGTTGTCCGGCAAAACATGGGCAGACCCATTTGCCGCCCTTGGCAGAGAAACAATCAACTGGGTCAACAACCTGGGGGCGGCGACCGTGTTCCTTGTGCTGGCGATCGTGATGATCTTTCGTCCAAAGCAGTTGGCCAGAATCGTTCAGCAACTCTACTTTATCGGTATGCGGTCCATAACGATAGTCCTCCTGGTTGGCCTGTTCACCGGCATGGTTTTAGGACTTCAATCCTATTACGCCCTCATCAAATTCGGTGCGCAGGGAGCCCTCGGTACCCTGATCGCCCTTTCTCTGGTCCGCGAATTAGGGCCTGTTCTAACCGCCCTCATGATCACAGCCCGGGCGGGTTCGGCGATCACGGCGGAAATAGGAATCCTCAGGATTTCCGAGCAGATCGATGCCCTGGTCACGATGCAGATCGATCCGTTGCGGTACCTCGTGAGTCCGAGGATTATGGCCTCCCTTATCAGCTTTCCCCTGCTTACGGCTATTTTCGACCTGATCGGAATCTTCGGCGGGTATCTCTCGGGTGTCGTGCTCCTTGGCGTCAATCCCGGAACATATTATTATCGGGTGCAGTCCAGTCTGGAAATAAATGATATTACGGACGGATTCATCAAGGCCATCGTTTTTGCCGTGATCGTCTCGACGGTCTCATGTTTCGAGGGATATTTCGCACACATGCGCAGCGACAGCCATGGGGCAAAGGCTGTCGGGTATGCGACAACTTCCGCAGTGGTGCTCTCCAGCGTCCTCATTCTGGTGTCCGATTATGTGGTAACGTCACTGTTGTTATAA
- a CDS encoding ATP-binding cassette domain-containing protein, whose product MTTPLIEFKDVTKRFGSLTVLDHINLKIFEGEVTTIIGLSGSGKSVILKHIVGLLKPDDGTILFRGKPLSEMTKSEMSAYFAQMSYMFQSNALFDSMTVYENISLPLRETTHLGKKEIHRRVMDRIEQAELGDANDKYPSELSGGMQKRVALARALVTDPNIVLFDEPTTGQDPVRKNSILSMIAEYQRKFGFTAIMVSHAIPDVYFISNRILALYDRKIVFQGTPEELEDFDHPFKEEVIHSLEGLEEELTGLYSRRQFKIRYHNELKRRPFDETYVVVVFAILNLEMLASSFNHYTAQKAIRCMGRCIDDHFGAVGGFSNRYGTNEFVTVLPYSDLAEAEAILDNFIEDIQRQGICKICGVSAGEAFPEVDIDLIILAGIDQGRPDMEMTSVINSARKHTKEIARLRSGKVKTEA is encoded by the coding sequence ATGACTACACCGTTAATCGAATTCAAGGATGTCACCAAACGTTTCGGATCTCTGACCGTACTCGACCACATCAACCTGAAGATCTTTGAAGGAGAGGTAACCACCATTATCGGGCTCAGCGGATCAGGCAAAAGTGTGATTCTGAAGCATATTGTCGGGCTGCTCAAACCCGATGACGGAACGATCCTCTTCCGGGGCAAACCCCTCAGTGAAATGACAAAGAGTGAAATGTCGGCATATTTCGCGCAAATGAGTTACATGTTCCAGAGCAACGCCCTTTTCGATTCCATGACTGTCTATGAAAACATTTCTCTCCCGCTTCGAGAGACAACGCATCTTGGGAAAAAGGAAATCCATCGCCGGGTTATGGACAGAATCGAACAGGCGGAACTCGGCGATGCAAATGACAAGTACCCTTCGGAACTTTCCGGGGGAATGCAAAAACGGGTTGCCCTGGCGCGGGCTCTGGTCACGGACCCGAATATCGTTCTTTTTGACGAGCCTACGACCGGGCAGGATCCCGTAAGGAAAAACAGCATTCTGAGCATGATCGCCGAGTATCAGCGAAAATTCGGATTCACCGCGATCATGGTCAGCCACGCGATTCCGGACGTGTATTTCATCTCGAACCGGATACTTGCGCTCTATGACCGAAAAATCGTTTTTCAGGGCACACCCGAGGAACTGGAAGATTTCGACCACCCGTTCAAGGAAGAGGTCATCCACAGCCTCGAAGGCCTCGAGGAAGAATTGACCGGGCTTTACTCGCGGAGGCAGTTTAAAATCCGTTATCACAACGAGCTGAAACGGAGGCCGTTCGATGAAACCTATGTTGTGGTGGTTTTCGCCATCTTGAATCTGGAGATGCTCGCTTCCAGTTTCAATCATTACACAGCGCAAAAAGCGATACGATGCATGGGCCGGTGTATCGATGATCATTTCGGGGCAGTGGGGGGATTCTCGAACCGGTATGGCACCAATGAATTCGTAACGGTGCTCCCCTATTCCGATCTGGCAGAGGCCGAGGCAATACTGGATAATTTCATTGAGGATATTCAGCGCCAGGGAATCTGTAAAATTTGCGGCGTCTCCGCAGGAGAGGCTTTTCCTGAAGTCGACATCGATCTTATAATCCTGGCCGGGATTGATCAAGGGCGGCCCGATATGGAAATGACCTCGGTGATCAACTCGGCAAGAAAACACACCAAGGAAATTGCCCGGCTGCGGTCTGGCAAGGTAAAGACGGAAGCATGA
- the mlaD gene encoding outer membrane lipid asymmetry maintenance protein MlaD, which translates to MKKYTIETKVGIFVMIGIMCITYMTVKLGNVSFLGENTYPLLARFSNVSGLRVGSTVNMFGIEIGQVDELSMDQKDQLALVEIGVLKGIQIYGDAIASIKTEGLIGDKYISIDPGGSEPPLKPGDTIIETQAAVDIVDLVGKYAFGEIKGGENTSEIK; encoded by the coding sequence ATGAAAAAGTACACCATTGAAACCAAAGTCGGCATTTTTGTCATGATCGGAATTATGTGCATCACCTACATGACAGTTAAACTCGGGAATGTCTCTTTCCTGGGAGAGAACACCTACCCCCTTTTGGCCCGATTCTCGAATGTTTCCGGCTTGCGGGTCGGCAGTACCGTTAATATGTTCGGAATCGAAATAGGCCAGGTGGATGAGCTCTCGATGGATCAGAAAGACCAGCTGGCGCTCGTAGAAATCGGGGTCCTTAAAGGAATCCAGATTTACGGGGATGCCATCGCCTCCATCAAGACAGAGGGGTTGATCGGCGATAAATATATCAGCATTGATCCGGGGGGCTCGGAACCCCCGTTGAAACCCGGAGATACAATCATTGAAACGCAGGCAGCCGTAGATATTGTGGACCTTGTCGGAAAATATGCCTTCGGAGAAATCAAGGGCGGCGAGAATACGTCGGAAATTAAATAA
- a CDS encoding ABC transporter substrate-binding protein — MKKIFLACYILMAFILQSPAYAATPLETAREDVNKVLEILRDKTASKEVKKKNIEDIYGRMFDEVELSKRSMGKGWTALNSSEQKEFVKLFREILKKAYIDKILSYSDEKIDFTGVTKLSESQAEVQTRVITSSEQIPINYRMIMKNDTWKVYDVVVENVSLIRNYRSQFRSILSKNTPEQLLEILRKKVEKE, encoded by the coding sequence ATGAAAAAAATTTTCCTCGCATGTTATATTCTCATGGCGTTCATATTACAGTCCCCTGCATATGCGGCCACACCCCTGGAGACAGCCAGAGAAGATGTCAATAAAGTACTCGAAATCCTCAGAGATAAAACAGCCAGCAAGGAAGTGAAGAAGAAAAACATAGAGGATATCTACGGGAGGATGTTTGATGAGGTCGAACTTTCAAAGCGAAGCATGGGAAAGGGTTGGACTGCGCTTAACAGCTCAGAACAAAAGGAATTTGTGAAACTCTTCCGCGAAATCCTGAAAAAGGCTTACATTGACAAGATCCTTTCTTACTCCGATGAGAAGATTGATTTTACCGGAGTGACAAAATTATCCGAAAGCCAGGCTGAGGTCCAGACCCGGGTGATCACATCTTCAGAACAGATCCCCATTAATTACAGAATGATCATGAAAAATGATACCTGGAAGGTATACGATGTTGTTGTTGAAAACGTCAGCCTGATCCGGAATTACCGCAGCCAGTTCAGATCGATCCTGTCAAAGAATACACCGGAGCAGTTGCTCGAAATCCTGAGGAAGAAGGTCGAAAAGGAATAA
- a CDS encoding VacJ family lipoprotein, with translation MKYIAFPIVLLAIFAGGCAHNTGSKTSASQPAACDASGPMIITPTGEGSFMSSFRDFSTRDETVQTGSEPDAGIPEEKTDVLFASNGTMENESKVEADDNTGPDTIEEEDAWEEDLEAEDPGIADPLESFNRAMFHFNDKLYFRVLKPVAQGYNKVMPKPARSGIQNFFENLKFPIRFVNNLLQANFRGAISEAGRFTVNTLWGVGGFLDPASKKELDIPEYDADFGQTLGVYGVGAGFYIVWPILGPSSARDTVEIPGDYFLYPVSYISPGYASSGTRVYETVNDTSLRIGDYELLKEAAIDPYVALRNAYVQYREEKIKTFKKIPLKPGGVR, from the coding sequence ATGAAATATATCGCATTTCCCATAGTCTTACTTGCCATATTCGCAGGGGGCTGTGCCCATAACACCGGTTCGAAGACATCTGCTTCTCAACCTGCCGCATGTGACGCTTCAGGGCCGATGATCATAACGCCAACCGGCGAAGGGTCCTTCATGAGTTCATTCCGGGATTTTTCAACCAGAGATGAAACCGTTCAGACGGGCAGTGAGCCGGATGCGGGCATACCTGAAGAAAAAACAGATGTGCTCTTCGCTTCGAACGGAACGATGGAAAATGAGTCGAAGGTGGAGGCGGATGACAACACCGGGCCGGACACGATCGAAGAGGAAGACGCATGGGAGGAAGACCTGGAAGCTGAAGATCCGGGCATCGCAGATCCTCTGGAGTCTTTCAACCGGGCGATGTTTCATTTTAATGACAAGCTGTATTTCCGGGTTCTTAAACCGGTTGCGCAGGGCTATAATAAGGTTATGCCCAAACCGGCCCGATCCGGCATTCAAAACTTTTTTGAAAATCTCAAGTTTCCGATCCGCTTCGTGAATAATTTATTGCAGGCGAATTTCCGGGGAGCAATTTCGGAAGCAGGACGTTTTACGGTCAATACGCTCTGGGGAGTCGGCGGATTCCTGGATCCGGCATCAAAGAAGGAATTGGATATTCCTGAATACGACGCCGACTTCGGACAAACCCTCGGCGTGTATGGCGTGGGTGCCGGTTTCTATATCGTCTGGCCGATTCTGGGCCCCTCCAGTGCCAGGGACACAGTGGAGATCCCCGGTGATTACTTCCTGTATCCTGTTTCCTACATCAGTCCTGGCTACGCCTCATCCGGAACCCGGGTTTATGAAACGGTAAACGACACCTCGTTGAGAATCGGTGATTATGAATTGCTAAAGGAGGCGGCGATCGATCCGTATGTGGCGCTTCGTAACGCCTATGTCCAGTACCGGGAAGAAAAAATAAAAACGTTCAAAAAAATCCCGCTGAAACCGGGGGGGGTACGATAG
- a CDS encoding diguanylate cyclase, with product MHSTPDITEKMLLAVSCALPDPMFIIDIDGTYVDIIGGAERSLYDSSRFLIGKRLHDILPEPVANRFLNTIKKAIRLNRLQTIEYELSSADCFGNRSDGPAGKQWFEGRISPIRIDCYRTPCVVWVAINISDRKRTERELKRFSEIDELTGANNRRYFMRAFEYELNRFKRHHSPAAIAMMDIDHFKDVNDTYGHPCGDKTLVEFVRMIKLKLRKTDIFARIGGEEFALLMVNTNLSSAEIMIQRLLREIKQMKITFERYEFAITVSIGLTEILQEDESICRPMSRADNALYKAKTSGRACIRMM from the coding sequence ATGCATTCAACACCTGACATTACGGAAAAAATGCTGTTGGCCGTCTCCTGCGCATTGCCCGATCCGATGTTTATCATCGATATCGACGGAACATATGTGGATATCATTGGCGGGGCTGAACGGTCCTTATACGACAGCAGCCGGTTCCTGATCGGCAAACGACTTCACGATATCCTGCCGGAACCTGTAGCCAACCGGTTTCTGAATACGATCAAAAAGGCCATTCGGCTCAATCGGCTCCAAACGATTGAATATGAGTTGTCTTCAGCGGATTGTTTCGGAAACCGGTCAGACGGCCCTGCCGGAAAGCAATGGTTTGAAGGGCGGATTTCCCCGATACGGATAGATTGCTACCGCACCCCCTGTGTCGTTTGGGTGGCTATCAATATTTCGGATCGAAAACGGACGGAGAGGGAGCTGAAGCGGTTTTCCGAAATCGATGAGCTGACCGGAGCCAATAACCGGAGATATTTCATGAGGGCGTTTGAATACGAGCTGAATCGGTTTAAACGACATCACAGCCCTGCTGCTATTGCGATGATGGATATTGATCATTTTAAGGACGTCAATGATACCTATGGACATCCATGCGGGGACAAGACGCTGGTGGAATTTGTCCGTATGATTAAGCTTAAGCTGAGAAAAACAGATATCTTCGCCCGGATCGGTGGAGAAGAATTTGCCCTGCTGATGGTGAATACGAATCTTTCCAGCGCGGAAATAATGATTCAAAGGCTTTTGCGCGAAATCAAACAGATGAAAATTACGTTTGAACGTTATGAATTCGCCATCACGGTCAGCATAGGTTTGACCGAAATTTTACAGGAGGATGAATCGATCTGCCGACCGATGAGCCGGGCCGATAACGCGTTGTACAAGGCCAAAACCTCCGGGCGGGCCTGTATTCGGATGATGTGA
- a CDS encoding superoxide dismutase, whose translation MTVRLPALPYEKHSLAPFISPKTIEYHYGKHHNAYITTTNTLIEGTELSNQDLETIIKKTSNNTSMSLIFNNAAQAWNHSFYWSCMKPGGGGPPSGDIAGRITSDFGSYETFTAEFKKAGATQFGSGWAWLVLKENHLQIMKTSNADTPIAHGLKPLLTVDVWEHAYYLDYQNRRADYLSAFVDHLINWEFVSLQVATAF comes from the coding sequence ATGACTGTCAGACTGCCGGCTCTGCCCTATGAAAAGCATTCACTGGCCCCGTTTATCAGCCCGAAAACAATCGAATACCACTATGGGAAACATCACAATGCCTATATCACAACGACCAACACCCTTATTGAAGGCACAGAACTGTCAAATCAGGATCTGGAAACGATCATAAAGAAAACGTCAAACAATACATCAATGAGTTTGATATTCAATAATGCCGCTCAGGCCTGGAATCACTCCTTTTACTGGTCCTGCATGAAACCGGGGGGAGGCGGTCCGCCTTCAGGCGATATAGCCGGAAGGATAACTTCGGATTTCGGAAGTTATGAAACTTTTACTGCGGAATTCAAAAAAGCCGGCGCCACTCAATTCGGCAGTGGCTGGGCATGGTTGGTTTTGAAGGAAAACCACCTGCAGATCATGAAAACATCCAATGCGGACACGCCGATTGCCCATGGATTAAAGCCGCTTCTGACGGTAGACGTCTGGGAACATGCGTACTATCTGGATTACCAGAACAGACGAGCGGACTATCTGTCCGCCTTTGTGGATCACCTGATCAACTGGGAGTTTGTGAGCTTACAGGTAGCTACAGCTTTTTAA
- a CDS encoding YheU family protein — MIIPYKKLSPEALNGLIEEFVTRSGTDSGYTKNTLEQNIDMVKRELKRSEVFVVYDEDTQSANIVSKNYLEKNNRRHR; from the coding sequence ATGATAATTCCATACAAAAAATTAAGTCCGGAAGCGCTAAATGGCCTTATCGAAGAATTTGTTACTCGATCTGGCACCGACTCAGGATATACAAAAAACACCCTTGAGCAAAATATAGATATGGTAAAACGAGAATTGAAACGAAGCGAGGTTTTCGTTGTCTATGACGAAGACACTCAATCTGCTAACATTGTATCAAAGAATTATCTGGAAAAAAACAACCGGCGTCATCGTTAA
- a CDS encoding DUF748 domain-containing protein: MMKLNTAIFEKKWVKWSLIGGGIFIVFYTLFGFAVLPAIVRSVLADKLSVATGRMVTIEKVSVNPYALTININGVNIREQNGTPLMSLDELFVNLQTFSVLKRALVLKELRVVKPDIHVVRTGPDTFNFSDLIPASAHKTAPEPETQPQPETGLFRFLVENISLTDGAVYFADQHVGVDQEMTGIFVSIPRVSSLPKDGKTPVMLHFGVKINGTPASLEAESLPFDPSLKTRLLVQLEKLDVLRGLSYITMPEGLNVDSAFVAGRMDLNISRQNGRLSVLASSGSLTVSDARVNHGENLPLMNMPELEVTLAGSDLLNGPYHFAGIRMNSPELYLRRDKDGQWELASLGGEKPGEKMPPETTQTAMVLPLIDVDEVNISGASAVFSDMFMAAPFQLRSEQIALCVKQFSTRETQNADYTFSAQTDAGETIASSGRFCINPLTAEGTVDLTGLILKQYAPYYQKQVRFEIADGQAGMHTGFRFTADPQVLVFDGVQLSLQNLKVHDPAMNRSILTIPEFFLTDSRIDAGAGSVVLGRVSTKGGNAYLQRATDGTINWQTLVSADTPSQSEKSPSGEKTSWNLVLNHADLTNWAVEFEDRTMADPVRVNIEKIAADVQGVGTAVEQPGRVDLSFQWNKNGTVAVKGGLRLAPLKADLAVSANKVDIRSVQPYFTDRVKLLVTDGSCGAKGQLAIFQNTDDTVGSTYTGDVFVTEFASVDRAFSKDFLKWDSLYVSGADIGYNPTRVSIAEVALSNFFSLLIVESDGKINLQSVMVPQQQEKEPEPAAEEKTVSPVPVRIDAVTFQGGTVKFSDFQIQPNFEATLLALGGNISGLVSEESQNADVFLKGRLNNYAPLEITGKINPLIRDLFADIRFSFKDIQLSPFTPYTGRYLGYQLQKGKLNLSLVYSISQGKLQGQNKVVLDQLTLGKSVKSAEATSLPVKMAIALLKDRKGVINLDLPVRGELDDPEFRIGKVVMMVLGNVITKVVTSPFAALGAMFGGGEDLSYIEFDDGSSELSSKGLKKISDLESALYQRPGLTLEIQGEADSRNDRSVLQKMAFEQGIKSQKLNEMLRTQPDMDLSVISISPEERAAYVEKAYDAGQFPKPRKADGKLKELSTEEMEKLLLTHTRITDADLRSLAYERAETVRAQIMGGGKVEENRVFILEPERVADRQSAFDRKNRVRFSLR, from the coding sequence ATGATGAAACTGAACACAGCGATTTTTGAAAAAAAATGGGTAAAATGGTCGTTGATTGGCGGGGGGATTTTTATCGTATTTTATACCCTGTTCGGCTTTGCCGTGTTACCGGCAATTGTTCGTTCTGTTCTTGCGGACAAGCTTTCCGTGGCAACGGGTCGTATGGTTACCATCGAGAAGGTTTCTGTAAATCCTTATGCATTGACGATAAATATCAATGGCGTCAATATCCGGGAGCAAAATGGTACGCCTTTGATGTCCCTGGATGAACTTTTTGTCAATCTGCAGACGTTTTCAGTTCTCAAACGCGCCCTGGTTTTAAAAGAGCTCCGGGTAGTAAAACCCGATATCCATGTGGTGCGAACCGGACCGGATACGTTTAATTTTTCGGATCTGATTCCGGCTTCCGCACACAAGACTGCGCCTGAACCGGAAACCCAACCGCAGCCCGAAACCGGGCTGTTCAGGTTTCTGGTTGAAAACATCTCTCTTACCGATGGGGCGGTGTATTTTGCCGATCAGCATGTCGGGGTGGATCAGGAGATGACCGGAATTTTTGTCTCCATTCCGAGGGTGTCCAGCCTGCCGAAGGATGGTAAGACACCGGTAATGCTTCATTTTGGTGTAAAAATTAACGGAACACCGGCAAGCCTGGAGGCTGAAAGTCTTCCCTTTGATCCCTCCCTCAAGACCCGTCTTCTGGTTCAGCTAGAAAAACTGGATGTTCTTCGCGGTCTTTCCTATATCACCATGCCCGAAGGGCTGAATGTGGATTCGGCCTTTGTTGCGGGCAGGATGGACCTGAATATCAGCAGACAGAACGGCCGCCTTTCCGTGCTTGCCTCGTCCGGATCCCTGACAGTATCCGATGCCCGCGTAAATCACGGCGAAAACCTCCCGTTAATGAATATGCCGGAACTGGAGGTGACTCTGGCCGGCTCTGATCTGCTCAACGGGCCTTATCATTTCGCAGGAATTCGCATGAACAGCCCTGAGTTGTATCTGCGGCGGGACAAGGACGGACAATGGGAACTGGCAAGCCTGGGCGGGGAAAAGCCGGGAGAAAAAATGCCGCCGGAAACCACTCAGACGGCCATGGTGCTGCCGCTGATCGATGTGGATGAAGTGAACATTTCCGGGGCCTCAGCCGTTTTTTCGGATATGTTCATGGCTGCCCCCTTTCAACTGCGGTCAGAGCAGATAGCCCTTTGTGTAAAGCAGTTCAGCACCCGGGAAACCCAAAATGCGGATTACACGTTTTCAGCTCAAACCGATGCCGGTGAAACAATCGCATCGTCCGGCCGGTTCTGCATCAATCCTCTGACGGCTGAAGGAACAGTCGATCTGACCGGATTGATTCTGAAACAGTATGCGCCATATTATCAGAAACAGGTACGGTTTGAGATTGCCGATGGACAGGCCGGGATGCATACCGGATTCCGATTTACGGCCGATCCGCAGGTACTGGTGTTTGACGGAGTTCAATTGAGTTTGCAGAACCTGAAGGTTCATGACCCTGCAATGAACCGGTCGATATTGACGATTCCCGAATTTTTTCTGACCGATTCCCGGATCGATGCGGGGGCAGGTTCTGTCGTTTTAGGCCGTGTGTCAACCAAAGGCGGAAATGCATATCTTCAGCGCGCTACCGATGGGACGATCAACTGGCAGACGCTGGTTTCAGCTGATACGCCATCTCAATCGGAAAAATCGCCATCAGGTGAAAAAACGTCATGGAACCTTGTGCTAAATCATGCGGATCTCACAAATTGGGCCGTTGAGTTTGAGGATAGGACCATGGCCGATCCGGTGCGTGTCAATATTGAGAAAATTGCCGCTGACGTCCAGGGCGTCGGGACCGCTGTTGAACAGCCGGGCAGGGTGGACCTGTCGTTTCAATGGAACAAGAACGGGACGGTTGCTGTTAAGGGAGGTCTTCGACTCGCGCCTTTGAAAGCTGATCTGGCGGTTTCTGCCAACAAAGTGGATATTCGGTCGGTTCAGCCCTATTTTACGGACAGGGTCAAACTGCTGGTCACGGACGGGTCGTGCGGGGCCAAAGGACAGCTGGCCATTTTTCAGAACACGGATGATACGGTCGGCTCAACGTATACCGGCGATGTGTTCGTAACTGAATTTGCCTCGGTAGACCGGGCCTTTTCAAAGGATTTTCTGAAATGGGATTCCCTGTATGTTTCCGGTGCTGATATCGGGTATAATCCGACCCGTGTTTCCATCGCAGAAGTGGCGCTGTCAAATTTTTTCTCACTGTTGATCGTAGAGTCAGATGGAAAGATAAACCTGCAATCCGTTATGGTTCCGCAGCAGCAGGAGAAAGAGCCCGAACCGGCAGCCGAAGAAAAAACCGTTTCTCCCGTACCGGTGCGCATCGATGCGGTAACCTTTCAGGGCGGGACCGTTAAATTTTCAGACTTTCAAATCCAGCCCAATTTTGAAGCGACCCTGCTGGCGTTGGGGGGTAATATATCCGGACTGGTTTCAGAAGAATCCCAAAACGCTGACGTATTCCTCAAAGGAAGGTTGAATAATTACGCGCCGCTGGAAATTACCGGAAAGATCAATCCATTGATTCGGGATCTGTTTGCCGATATCCGATTTTCATTCAAGGATATTCAGTTGAGCCCCTTTACACCCTATACGGGCCGATATCTGGGCTACCAGCTGCAAAAAGGAAAGCTCAATCTGTCCCTGGTATACAGTATTTCACAGGGAAAACTGCAGGGGCAGAACAAAGTGGTGCTGGATCAGCTGACCCTCGGGAAAAGCGTCAAGAGTGCAGAGGCGACGAGTCTTCCGGTTAAAATGGCCATCGCATTGCTCAAGGACCGAAAAGGCGTTATTAACCTGGACCTGCCGGTCCGCGGAGAGCTGGATGATCCTGAATTTCGTATCGGTAAGGTGGTGATGATGGTTCTGGGAAATGTGATTACCAAGGTGGTAACCTCACCGTTTGCGGCCCTTGGCGCCATGTTCGGAGGTGGCGAAGATTTGAGCTATATCGAGTTCGATGATGGGAGCAGTGAGCTCAGTTCGAAGGGTCTGAAAAAAATCTCTGATCTGGAAAGCGCCCTTTATCAGCGGCCGGGACTGACGCTGGAGATTCAGGGAGAGGCCGATTCCCGAAATGATCGCAGTGTTCTTCAGAAGATGGCGTTTGAACAGGGCATCAAGTCGCAGAAACTGAACGAGATGCTCCGCACTCAGCCGGACATGGACCTGTCCGTCATCAGTATTTCCCCGGAAGAAAGGGCTGCCTACGTGGAAAAAGCCTATGATGCCGGACAGTTTCCCAAACCGAGGAAGGCGGATGGAAAGCTGAAGGAACTTTCCACAGAAGAGATGGAAAAATTGCTCTTGACGCATACCCGGATTACGGATGCGGACCTGCGGTCACTGGCCTATGAGAGGGCCGAAACTGTCAGAGCACAGATCATGGGCGGGGGCAAAGTGGAGGAAAACCGGGTGTTCATTCTTGAGCCTGAGCGGGTTGCTGATCGGCAATCCGCTTTTGATCGGAAAAACCGTGTCCGGTTTTCGCTTCGGTGA
- a CDS encoding c-type cytochrome: MNQTKTILIIFIILLLSAATSCTQKATVFESQGCGACHKPSEGVENPSLINISESYHGMEDQLVQYLKEEAEPVINPQKAGIMKPYLEKTKTLSDADLKNLADFIMSHKQ, translated from the coding sequence ATGAACCAAACAAAAACGATTCTGATTATTTTTATTATCCTGCTGCTGAGTGCAGCAACTTCATGCACCCAAAAAGCAACCGTATTTGAATCACAGGGATGCGGCGCATGTCATAAGCCTTCCGAAGGGGTCGAAAACCCTTCTTTGATCAATATTTCAGAAAGTTACCATGGCATGGAAGACCAGTTGGTACAATATCTAAAAGAAGAGGCTGAACCGGTTATTAATCCGCAAAAAGCCGGGATCATGAAACCATATCTTGAAAAAACAAAAACACTTTCTGATGCAGACCTGAAAAACCTGGCTGATTTCATCATGAGCCACAAACAATGA